GTCAAGCCTCCAAACATTGCCTATGAATCGTGTAGGGTCCATGGCCATTCTATGACACATTGCAATCACATGCGAGCACGGCATCCTCCATTGTTGCATCTTGTTGCAAGTACATGTCTGCTCAAATAGTGTACTGTGTGCCTGTGATTTCCTTTATATGGGCTAGTTGGATTCATTGAAGTTCGCACCTCGTAGATTCTCGTctctctttcaaactcaatcacTTCGTGCCTTCTTGCTCTCATCCTCCATTCATCGTACTTTTCCATTGCGAATTTGCTAAATGTTTTACCTGATTCGATCCCCTCCCTTGCTTTGACGACATAGTTGTTGAAATACGTAACACACTTATAGAATGTCGTCCTAATTGTGGCCACTATAGGGAGGTGTCTGGCTTCCTTGAGGACTCCATTAAAGCTCTCAGATAGGTTTGTAGTACGCGATCCGTATCGCCTACCCTCATCATGTGCATAGGACCACTTACGTAGGGGTAGCTCTTCAAGATCCTTATTTACTGCACCGTTAGAAAACCTTTGAAGTTTTTGCAGCTCAATCTCAAACTTTCGAACTTGTATTTCACAGGCTGCTAGTTTTACTTGGTCGCCTACAGTTTTATTGTACCTCCGTGTGTAGTTTACCCCCAAGTGGCGGGGCGCAGTATCTGTGGTGTGCCACCGGAGGTCTCCATTGTGGAGCACCTTTGAGATATGAAAGAAGACCTGAGTGCCTATCTGAAATGAGACACAGGCCTTGACGTTGAGTAACATAAAATCTTATGCAATCGAGGAACCACCCCCAATTTTCCTTGTTCTCCTTCTCGACGATAGCGAATGCAATAGGAAAGATTTGATTCTCAGCATCTTGACTTACAGCAACAAGCAACGTTCCCTTGTATTTTTCTGTCAAAAAAGTACCATCAACACTAATTACTAGGCGACAATGCTTGAATCCTTCAATGGCAGGTCTAAAAGCCCAAAACACAGCATCAAATATAACATGTCCCGGCCTGCCTGTCTCCTTTGTTATGATATAGGTTTGAGTACCCGGATTCCTTTCTTTAATAGCTTCCAGGTATTGAGGGAGTTCAGCAAATGAGTCTTCCCAGTCACCGTAAATGGCTGCTATAGCCATTTACTTTGCAGCCCATGTCTTTGCATACGATGGGTAGTAACCGTCGCACTTATCTTTTACCATTGCTTGAAAAGCCTTGACCTTCGTACTTGGAGACGCTTCCACGGATAACATAATCATATTTGCAATGTAGCGAGCGTCGAGCATCTGATGATCTATGGTGACATTGCAAGCCAAGCAGCTGTGGGGTCCTGCATATCTCGTAATTTTCCAGACATCCTGGTCTGGCTTCCTTATTGCTCGAAGTCGCTATGAGCATAGGTTTTGGTTTGCGCATTTGTAGACCAACAAACGAGTTGTGGACTGTTCTATCTTTGCCACATAATTCCTGTCCATGCTATATTTTTTCACTGTATTTTTAACCTCAAGCTTCGAAAAGAACATCTGCGGAAAAAAAATCGATACAGGTAAGAGAATGCAATATTTTCAATGAATACCACATTTTACCTATGGAATGTATGATGGAATATAAAGTGGGAGAGTTCTctttaaaaaatacctatccCTCGAAAAGCTCAGACCTCCCGTCCCACCCAACGTGACTACTCATTGGCATTGGTGGACTAGGGTCAATGAGGTTGGTCCATGTGTCTTGTGTCATCATGGTGGATGGCTTTTCAAACATCCTTATTGGGTCTTGTTCGCCTTCGTCGGCCTCTAATCCTGCATCAACATCTTCCTCCGAGCTCTATGAGGCCTCATCAATGTCTCTAATATGCATGTCAAACGCTTCGATGTCTGTAATGTCATCATGTACTTCTTCATGTATGATAGGTTCCTCGTCAACGTTTTCCAAATTCTCCTCGTTTTCAATGAAAGTGTTGTCATTTTGTCGGTGTTGCGAAATATTTGGCCGCGATTGTCGTTGCAACCAATGACTCGAACGATGGTGTACGACACTTTCATTTGCTTGGCTACCTATGGCATCCATCGTTTCCGTGAACAAAACGGGGGTGTAGCCGGTGATTTTATCAGATATATCAAACATCATTTCCGATGCTACTATCATCCACGACATCAACTATGGCGTATTGGTATGTTGCATGAGGATAGCTCATAATTGGGAATGGGTATGTTATTTTCATCATTGTTGCCGGCATACCCGTTGCATTCCAAATCATCTCTTGCAAGTCATTAAGAGTTATCCTTCTCACAATTGATAAGGGGATTGTCCTACCACCAACGTAGGACGGGCCGTTTGGTTGTTGGACAACATGCCCACATATGTAAACCAATACGTACATAGGGTTTGAACCGCTCATTTTTAATGGAAGATGAAATTTGTAGTTCACGTTGTGTCTATATTTACTTTGGAGTTGACAGAAATGATTTATAGGGACTTGGCATTTTGTTCAGTCAAGTAAAGCCTATTTAAGTAGCTTTACTGAAGTCATTGCTCGTGCAGATTGATGGCTGGCAAGATTCAGGTCAAACTGGGCCGATCTGTGCATGGGGCCCAGTCAGGGTAGTGCCTCTTGAAATGGCTCTTCTTAGGTAGTGCCACTTGAAATGGCTCTACCCGTA
The sequence above is drawn from the Rhododendron vialii isolate Sample 1 chromosome 6a, ASM3025357v1 genome and encodes:
- the LOC131328389 gene encoding uncharacterized protein LOC131328389; this encodes MAIAAIYGDWEDSFAELPQYLEAIKERNPGTQTYIITKETGRPGHVIFDAVFWAFRPAIEGFKHCRLVISVDGTFLTEKYKGTLLVAIGTQVFFHISKVLHNGDLRWHTTDTAPRHLGVNYTRRYNKTVGDQVKLAACEIQVRKFEIELQKLQRFSNGAVNKDLEELPLRKWSYAHDEGRRYGSRTTNLSESFNGVLKEARHLPIVATIRTTFYKCVTYFNNYVVKAREGIESGKTFSKFAMEKYDEWRMRARRHEVIEFERETRIYEVRTSMNPTSPYKGNHRHTVHYLSRHVLATRCNNGGCRARM